Proteins encoded together in one Hymenobacter monticola window:
- the nagB gene encoding glucosamine-6-phosphate deaminase: MNSTPAALPASADAHLPVSIYADSEVASAAVAAQIADLIRARAAEGRPCVLGLATGSSPTRVYEELVRLHREEGLSFQNVISFNLDEYYPMQPDSLQSYVRFMREYLFDHVDIKPENVHIPDGTVPPEQVAEYCRRYEEQIQAAGGIDLQLLGIGRTGHIGFNEPGSGPASRTRMITLDHVTRTDAASDFYGEENVPRRALTMGVGTILEARQIVLMAWGEGKAAVVKRMVEGEVTDTVPATYLQRHPAVQVVLDEAAGAELTPRKTPWLLHLPCNWQDAALVRKAVTWLARTVGKPILKLTEEAYNENGLSELLAQSGPAYDINIRVFNELQHTITGWPGGKPNADDTYRPERAEPFPKRVLIFSPHPDDDVISMGGTLLRLVDQGHEVHVAYQTSGNIAVFDDEAIRFADFVADYDQAFHFSSGEPADNLYHRVADFLRRKQPGQVDSEEVQQIKGLIRSGEAKSALRYAGLDPDERAHFQNLPFYETGRVRKKPLGDEDIRLTMELLNRIQPQQIYAAGDLSDPHGTHRVCLAAIFESIHRLKASGTAWLDDCWVWLYRGAWQEWDIDQIEMAVPLSPAELTRKRRAIFKHQSQKDRPLFPGADQREFWQRSEARNRTTAKIYDELGLPEYEGIEAFVRWEF; encoded by the coding sequence ATGAATTCCACCCCCGCCGCCCTGCCCGCCTCCGCCGACGCCCACCTGCCCGTCAGCATCTACGCCGATTCGGAAGTGGCTTCGGCCGCCGTAGCAGCCCAGATTGCCGACCTTATTCGCGCCCGTGCCGCCGAGGGCCGGCCCTGCGTGCTGGGACTGGCCACGGGCTCCTCGCCCACCCGCGTGTACGAGGAGCTGGTGCGCCTGCACCGCGAAGAGGGCCTGAGCTTTCAGAACGTTATCAGCTTCAACCTCGACGAGTATTACCCCATGCAGCCCGACTCGCTGCAGAGCTACGTGCGCTTCATGCGGGAGTACCTGTTCGACCACGTCGATATCAAGCCGGAGAACGTGCACATCCCCGACGGCACCGTGCCGCCCGAGCAGGTAGCCGAGTACTGCCGCCGCTACGAGGAACAGATTCAGGCAGCCGGCGGCATCGATTTGCAGCTGCTGGGCATCGGGCGCACGGGGCACATCGGCTTCAACGAGCCCGGCTCCGGCCCCGCCTCTCGCACCCGGATGATTACGCTGGACCACGTGACGCGCACCGACGCCGCTTCCGACTTCTACGGCGAGGAAAACGTGCCGCGCCGGGCCCTTACCATGGGCGTGGGCACCATTCTGGAAGCCCGGCAGATTGTGCTCATGGCCTGGGGCGAAGGCAAGGCCGCCGTGGTGAAACGCATGGTGGAAGGCGAGGTAACCGACACGGTGCCGGCCACTTACTTGCAGCGCCACCCCGCCGTGCAGGTGGTGCTGGATGAGGCCGCCGGCGCCGAGCTCACGCCCCGCAAAACGCCCTGGCTGCTGCACCTGCCCTGCAACTGGCAAGACGCCGCCTTGGTGCGCAAGGCCGTGACCTGGCTGGCCCGCACCGTGGGCAAGCCCATTCTCAAGCTGACGGAGGAAGCCTACAACGAAAACGGCCTCTCGGAACTGTTGGCGCAGTCGGGCCCGGCCTACGACATCAACATTCGCGTGTTCAACGAGTTGCAGCACACCATCACCGGCTGGCCCGGCGGCAAGCCCAATGCCGACGACACTTACCGGCCGGAGCGCGCCGAGCCGTTTCCGAAGCGCGTGCTCATTTTCAGCCCGCACCCCGACGACGACGTGATTTCGATGGGCGGCACCCTGCTGCGCCTCGTGGACCAGGGCCACGAGGTGCACGTGGCCTACCAGACTTCCGGCAACATTGCCGTGTTCGACGATGAGGCTATTCGCTTCGCTGACTTCGTGGCCGACTACGACCAGGCCTTTCATTTTTCCAGCGGCGAGCCGGCCGACAACCTCTACCACCGCGTGGCCGATTTCCTACGGCGCAAGCAGCCCGGCCAGGTCGATTCAGAAGAAGTGCAGCAGATTAAGGGCCTTATCCGCAGCGGCGAGGCCAAAAGCGCCCTGCGCTACGCCGGCCTCGACCCCGACGAGCGCGCCCACTTCCAGAACCTACCCTTCTACGAAACCGGCCGCGTACGCAAAAAGCCGCTCGGCGACGAAGACATTCGCCTCACGATGGAGCTGCTGAACCGCATCCAGCCCCAGCAGATTTACGCCGCCGGCGACCTGAGCGACCCGCACGGCACGCACCGCGTGTGCCTGGCGGCCATTTTTGAGAGCATCCACCGCCTCAAAGCTTCGGGCACGGCGTGGCTGGATGACTGCTGGGTGTGGCTCTACCGCGGCGCCTGGCAGGAATGGGACATCGACCAGATTGAGATGGCCGTGCCCCTCTCCCCGGCCGAGCTCACGCGCAAGCGCCGCGCCATCTTCAAGCACCAAAGCCAGAAGGACCGGCCCCTCTTCCCCGGTGCCGACCAGCGCGAGTTCTGGCAGCGCAGCGAGGCCCGGAACCGCACCACGGCCAAGATTTACGACGAGTTGGGGCTGCCGGAGTATGAAGGCATTGAAGCCTTCGTGCGCTGGGAGTTTTAA
- a CDS encoding SusC/RagA family TonB-linked outer membrane protein, protein MPNTYRDELARHLSGLLFFLLLAGPLLAQTQRYTLQGRVNDAAGQGLPGATVLLNGTTMGASTDANGGYSLTATVAPGSYTLTFSLVGYKAETRPLTLGAAETVTTDVALAEAQQKLDEVVVVGSTVTVNRRELGNAISTIQGSELTQSGSGGVLNSLQGKVPGAQITQNSGDPAGSISVRLRGIHTLAGSSDPLYVIDGVIVSNASTNVSQLALTNDVGVANVGQNRLADLNPNDIASLNVINGAAAAAIYGSRAANGVVLITTKRGVAGAPRVSVSTSVMMNELRKSVPVNTYGKQFGFAGLRLYTIGGISAGQITANPGTTTTNINRANVNTPLASNLVDVPRYNYFDQIFRRGYGTDNSVSISGGSERTQYYLSAGYLKNEGIIKGTDFTRYNLRARVDQRLTDWLKVSGGLTYSNSFSNEKANGNVFYSPINSVNITNNIYDITQRDANGNLLAVEPTRVNPLSTIEDMKFTQGVNRTISDVQLSLTPFKNFSLDYIIGADAYSQVGQGYIRPYPYQATAGLPAARYPLGYASNANNVALQLNSDLNAAYEISFTEDLKLNLRAGYNYQYSQQEITATQGQNLAPFITTVSGASSTTVTSTYDTDRFSLSGYYGQATVSFRNLAFLTGALRRDQATKFSPSQTNQVYPKISASLVVSDLAFWQNAAYANAFNTLKLRASYGEAGNLAILPTYTRFYPFNPVGYLGKNTLTPSTQLATPDVRPERNAELEFGADLGFLKDRIGLGITVYNQQIKDLLLRRNLAPSAGGSAIFNNVGTMENRGVELQLTVVPVKTENFTWDVTALYNRNRNKVLDLPGSNGSTQTISVDNAAGAPVYLLAGQPAGVFYGSGYARNPDGSLLLTPQGFPQDERTSGQGVGATTFTPAREANGQPSYAAGTAIANVIIGDPNPKWTGSLSTNLTYKKLSLHLLADAVQGNSVFNADKRTRQGVGLGDLAEQELRGTLPRGYIFAIYNTQEFRVDDGSFVKLREAALSYTLPTLSKYISNLTVSVVGRNLYSWDNYNGFDPETSAGGSNDLLRAIDFGNVPIPRTYQLKLAASF, encoded by the coding sequence ATGCCAAACACTTACCGAGACGAGCTGGCCCGACACTTGAGCGGGCTGCTGTTTTTCCTCCTGCTTGCGGGCCCGCTGCTGGCCCAAACCCAGCGCTACACCCTGCAAGGCCGGGTGAACGACGCGGCCGGCCAGGGCCTGCCGGGCGCTACGGTGCTGCTGAACGGCACCACCATGGGCGCCTCCACAGACGCTAATGGGGGCTACTCGCTCACGGCCACAGTGGCGCCGGGTAGCTACACGCTCACGTTTTCGCTGGTGGGCTACAAGGCTGAGACGCGCCCGTTGACGCTGGGCGCCGCCGAAACCGTGACCACCGATGTGGCCCTGGCCGAAGCCCAGCAGAAGCTGGACGAAGTGGTGGTAGTGGGCTCGACCGTGACCGTGAACCGGCGCGAGTTGGGCAACGCCATCAGCACCATTCAGGGCTCGGAGCTGACGCAGAGCGGCTCGGGCGGGGTGCTGAACTCGCTGCAGGGCAAGGTGCCCGGCGCGCAGATTACCCAGAACTCGGGCGACCCGGCGGGCTCCATCTCGGTGCGTTTGCGGGGCATTCACACCCTGGCCGGCTCGTCGGACCCGCTGTATGTGATTGACGGCGTGATAGTGAGCAACGCCAGCACCAACGTGTCGCAGCTGGCCTTGACCAACGACGTGGGCGTAGCCAACGTGGGCCAGAACCGCCTGGCCGACCTCAACCCCAACGACATTGCCAGCCTCAACGTCATCAACGGGGCGGCGGCGGCGGCCATCTACGGCTCGCGGGCGGCCAACGGCGTGGTGCTCATCACCACCAAGCGCGGGGTAGCGGGTGCGCCGCGCGTGAGCGTGAGCACCAGCGTGATGATGAACGAGCTGCGCAAATCGGTGCCGGTGAACACCTACGGCAAGCAGTTCGGCTTTGCGGGGCTGCGCCTCTACACCATCGGCGGCATCTCGGCGGGCCAGATTACGGCCAACCCCGGCACCACAACAACCAACATCAACCGCGCCAACGTGAACACGCCGCTGGCCAGCAACCTGGTGGATGTGCCGCGCTACAATTACTTCGACCAGATTTTTCGGCGCGGCTACGGCACCGACAACAGTGTGTCGATTTCGGGCGGCTCGGAGCGCACGCAGTACTACCTCTCGGCCGGCTATCTGAAGAACGAAGGCATCATCAAGGGCACCGATTTCACGCGCTACAACCTGCGGGCTCGCGTGGACCAGCGCCTGACGGACTGGCTAAAGGTGTCGGGCGGGCTGACGTACAGCAACAGCTTCTCGAACGAGAAAGCCAACGGCAACGTGTTCTACAGCCCCATCAACTCGGTGAACATCACCAACAACATCTACGACATCACCCAGCGCGACGCCAACGGCAACCTGCTGGCCGTGGAGCCCACCCGCGTAAACCCGCTCTCCACCATTGAGGACATGAAGTTTACGCAGGGCGTGAACCGCACCATCAGCGACGTGCAGCTGAGCCTGACGCCTTTCAAGAACTTCTCGCTTGACTACATCATCGGGGCCGACGCCTACTCGCAGGTGGGCCAGGGATACATCCGGCCCTACCCCTACCAGGCCACGGCCGGCCTGCCGGCGGCCCGCTACCCGCTGGGCTACGCCTCCAACGCCAACAATGTGGCCCTGCAGTTGAACTCCGACCTGAACGCGGCCTACGAGATTTCCTTCACCGAAGACCTGAAGCTGAACCTGCGTGCCGGCTACAACTACCAGTACAGCCAGCAGGAAATCACGGCCACCCAAGGCCAGAACCTGGCGCCCTTCATCACCACCGTGAGCGGGGCCAGCAGCACCACCGTCACCTCTACCTACGACACCGACCGGTTTTCGCTGAGCGGCTACTACGGGCAGGCCACAGTAAGCTTCCGCAACCTGGCCTTCCTGACCGGGGCGCTGCGCCGCGACCAAGCCACCAAATTCTCGCCCTCGCAAACCAACCAGGTTTATCCGAAAATCAGCGCCTCGCTGGTGGTGTCGGATTTGGCGTTCTGGCAGAACGCGGCTTACGCCAACGCCTTCAACACGCTGAAGCTGCGGGCCAGCTACGGCGAGGCCGGCAACCTGGCCATCTTGCCCACTTACACCCGTTTCTACCCGTTCAATCCGGTGGGCTACCTGGGCAAGAACACCCTCACGCCCAGCACCCAGCTGGCCACGCCCGACGTGCGCCCCGAGCGCAACGCCGAGCTGGAATTTGGGGCCGACCTGGGCTTTTTGAAGGACCGCATCGGGCTGGGCATCACGGTGTATAACCAGCAAATCAAGGACCTGCTGCTGCGGCGCAACCTGGCGCCGTCGGCGGGCGGCTCGGCCATCTTCAACAACGTGGGCACCATGGAAAACCGCGGCGTGGAACTGCAGCTGACGGTGGTGCCGGTGAAAACCGAGAACTTCACCTGGGACGTGACGGCGCTCTATAACCGCAACCGCAACAAGGTGCTGGACCTGCCCGGCTCGAACGGCAGCACCCAAACCATCTCGGTAGACAACGCGGCCGGCGCGCCGGTGTACTTGCTGGCCGGGCAGCCGGCGGGCGTATTCTACGGCTCGGGCTACGCCCGCAACCCCGACGGCTCGCTGCTGCTCACGCCCCAGGGCTTCCCGCAGGACGAGCGCACCAGCGGGCAGGGCGTGGGCGCCACCACCTTCACCCCCGCCCGCGAAGCCAACGGCCAGCCCAGCTACGCCGCCGGCACGGCCATTGCCAACGTCATCATCGGCGACCCCAACCCGAAGTGGACGGGCTCGCTGAGCACCAACCTGACCTATAAGAAGCTCAGCCTGCACCTGCTGGCCGACGCCGTGCAGGGCAACAGCGTGTTCAACGCCGACAAGCGCACGCGCCAGGGCGTGGGCCTGGGCGATTTGGCCGAGCAGGAGCTGCGCGGTACGCTGCCCCGGGGCTACATCTTCGCCATCTACAACACCCAGGAATTCCGCGTCGATGACGGCTCGTTCGTGAAGCTGCGCGAGGCGGCGCTGAGCTACACGCTGCCCACGCTCAGCAAGTACATCAGCAACCTGACCGTGTCGGTGGTGGGCCGCAACCTGTATTCGTGGGACAATTACAACGGCTTCGACCCCGAAACCAGCGCCGGCGGCTCCAATGACCTGCTGCGCGCCATCGACTTTGGCAACGTGCCCATTCCGCGCACCTACCAGCTCAAGCTGGCGGCGTCGTTCTAG
- a CDS encoding SusC/RagA family TonB-linked outer membrane protein, which produces MKKPYWLFLLTLGLAPASVSWAQTASPAGATTPARTITGIVTSGTDQTPLPGVTVLVKGTTTTGSTTGADGRYAVQAAPGATLVFSFIGYTSQERTVGADGTVDVALKESTAALDEVIVTSLGIKQERREVNYAAQQVSGAELIDTRQPNIVNALQGKIAGVAITSSGGAPGEGASIVIRGGNSLDGDNQPLFVIDGVIMDNSSFAESSVPGGGSGLNGILGRSSATPNRASDINPEDVASITVLKGPAASSLYGLRAGNGAVIITTKKGAAGRTAITYRTQFSLDQANRLPKLQDQYKQGNLGVFDATTRTSWGPRFADGEEVYDNLGNFFRTGKAFQNYLTMSGGSEKATFFLSASNLTQSGTVPNSDYDKTSVRLSGTAQFSPKLSASAAANYINSGGQRPFQGQGLFGNSAQPSGFFLSLINWPRNDDARNYLNADGSRRRLLGTATAGGDPDNPYFSAERSPQSDRTNRLISNVSLTYKPTQWLNLTYVLGNDFYQERTRSVRAVGTSQPLNENGGLAETVNFNRVLTSNLLATLTHEFTPNIRGTLLLGNAIEANKNEANDFIGTVFQSPTFVSINNTTPATRNVLQRFSNRAIVGNFARINLDLFRQVTLELSGRYDRSSTLPRPDENKIFGKGFGYGSAAVGWEFSRTLNLDANPVLSYGKLRASVAQVGKDTGPYRVVSPLTTNTFIGGGFRNGFYGSNPILKPEQTRSYELGLDLQFLKNRLRFDGAVYRQTTTDQLIAPRVSQATGFILQYLNGGTVINEGVELSVSGTPVKQANGLTWDVTANFFRNRNRSELPVGLDIVSQSDAGVTDYVLGSALPGRPISGITGSDLVRAPDGQVLINASGYPSLNGVLTNYLGDRAPDFTTQITNTLTYKGVGLTFLWDFRKGGVVYNGNAQYATRLGQSELTLDRYKPIVIEGVVAVTDPASGTVSYVPNTRAVEATQGYYRDLLGAAGGMFVEDVNWARLRYVTLSYGLPKAWLGGGTGVVKGVELSLTGRNLLLFTNYSGIDPEVAAAGSGVRGGGSGGFDYGGVPATRGLDIALRATF; this is translated from the coding sequence ATGAAAAAACCTTACTGGCTATTCCTGCTGACGCTGGGCCTAGCGCCGGCTTCCGTCAGCTGGGCCCAGACGGCCAGCCCGGCGGGTGCCACTACGCCGGCCCGCACCATCACGGGCATCGTCACCTCGGGCACCGACCAAACCCCGCTCCCGGGCGTGACGGTGCTGGTGAAAGGCACCACCACCACCGGCAGCACCACCGGCGCCGACGGCCGCTACGCCGTGCAAGCCGCGCCGGGCGCCACGCTGGTGTTCAGCTTCATCGGCTACACCTCGCAGGAGCGTACCGTGGGCGCCGACGGCACTGTGGACGTGGCCCTGAAAGAAAGCACCGCCGCCCTCGACGAAGTCATTGTCACTTCGCTGGGCATCAAGCAGGAGCGGCGCGAGGTGAACTACGCCGCCCAGCAAGTGAGCGGGGCCGAGCTGATTGACACCCGCCAGCCCAACATCGTGAACGCCTTGCAGGGCAAAATCGCCGGCGTGGCCATCACCAGCTCGGGCGGGGCGCCGGGCGAAGGCGCGAGCATCGTCATCCGGGGAGGCAACTCGCTCGACGGCGACAACCAGCCGCTGTTCGTCATCGACGGCGTGATTATGGACAACTCCTCGTTTGCCGAATCGTCGGTGCCGGGCGGCGGTTCGGGGCTCAATGGCATCCTGGGCCGCTCGTCGGCCACGCCCAACCGCGCCTCCGACATCAACCCCGAAGACGTGGCCTCCATCACGGTGCTGAAGGGCCCGGCGGCGTCGTCTCTCTACGGCCTGCGCGCCGGCAATGGCGCCGTCATCATCACCACCAAAAAAGGCGCCGCCGGCCGCACGGCCATCACCTACCGCACGCAGTTTTCGCTGGACCAGGCCAACCGCTTGCCCAAGCTGCAGGACCAGTACAAGCAGGGCAACCTGGGCGTGTTCGACGCCACCACCCGTACCTCGTGGGGACCGCGCTTTGCCGACGGCGAGGAGGTGTACGACAACCTGGGCAACTTTTTCCGGACCGGCAAGGCTTTCCAGAACTACCTCACCATGTCGGGAGGCTCGGAGAAAGCCACCTTCTTTTTGTCGGCTTCCAACCTCACCCAGAGCGGCACCGTGCCCAACAGCGACTACGACAAGACGTCGGTGCGGCTCTCGGGCACGGCCCAGTTCTCGCCCAAGCTCAGCGCCTCGGCCGCGGCCAACTACATCAATTCCGGCGGCCAGCGGCCGTTTCAGGGGCAGGGCCTGTTCGGCAATTCGGCGCAGCCCAGTGGCTTTTTCCTGAGCTTGATAAACTGGCCGCGCAACGACGACGCCCGCAACTACCTCAACGCCGACGGCAGCCGCCGGCGCCTGTTGGGCACTGCCACAGCGGGCGGCGACCCCGACAACCCCTACTTCAGCGCCGAGCGCAGCCCGCAGAGCGACCGCACCAACCGCCTCATCAGCAACGTGTCGCTCACCTACAAGCCGACGCAGTGGCTGAACCTGACCTACGTGCTGGGCAACGACTTCTATCAGGAGCGCACCCGCTCGGTGCGCGCCGTGGGCACCTCGCAGCCCCTGAACGAGAACGGTGGCCTGGCCGAAACCGTGAACTTCAACCGGGTCCTGACCTCGAACCTGCTGGCCACGCTCACGCACGAGTTCACCCCGAACATCCGGGGCACGCTGCTGCTCGGCAACGCCATCGAGGCGAATAAGAACGAAGCCAACGACTTCATTGGCACTGTTTTCCAGAGCCCGACGTTCGTAAGCATCAACAACACGACCCCCGCCACGCGCAACGTGCTGCAACGCTTTTCGAACCGGGCCATCGTCGGCAACTTCGCCCGCATCAACCTCGACCTGTTCCGCCAGGTAACGCTGGAGCTGTCGGGCCGCTACGACCGGTCCTCGACCCTGCCGCGCCCCGACGAGAACAAGATTTTCGGCAAAGGCTTCGGCTACGGCTCGGCGGCGGTGGGCTGGGAGTTTTCCCGCACCCTCAACCTCGACGCCAACCCCGTGCTGAGCTACGGCAAGCTGCGCGCCTCGGTGGCCCAAGTGGGCAAAGACACGGGCCCCTACCGTGTGGTGTCGCCCCTGACCACCAACACGTTCATCGGCGGGGGCTTCCGCAACGGCTTCTACGGCTCGAACCCCATCCTCAAGCCCGAGCAAACCCGCAGCTACGAGCTGGGCCTGGACCTGCAATTCCTCAAAAACCGCCTGCGCTTTGATGGCGCCGTGTACCGCCAAACCACCACCGACCAGCTCATTGCCCCGCGCGTGAGCCAGGCCACGGGCTTCATTCTGCAGTACCTGAATGGCGGCACGGTGATTAACGAAGGCGTGGAGCTGAGCGTGAGCGGCACGCCCGTGAAACAGGCCAACGGCCTGACCTGGGACGTGACGGCCAACTTCTTCCGCAACCGCAACCGCAGCGAGCTGCCGGTGGGCCTCGACATCGTGTCGCAGTCCGACGCCGGCGTGACCGACTACGTGCTGGGCTCGGCCCTGCCCGGTCGCCCCATCTCGGGCATCACCGGTTCCGACCTGGTGCGCGCCCCCGACGGGCAGGTGCTCATCAACGCCAGCGGCTACCCCTCGTTGAACGGCGTGCTGACCAACTACCTCGGCGACCGCGCCCCCGACTTCACCACCCAGATTACCAACACCCTGACCTATAAAGGCGTGGGCCTGACCTTCCTGTGGGATTTCCGCAAGGGCGGTGTGGTGTATAACGGCAACGCGCAGTACGCCACCCGCCTGGGCCAGAGCGAACTGACCCTGGACCGCTACAAGCCCATTGTGATTGAAGGCGTGGTGGCCGTGACCGACCCGGCCAGCGGCACCGTGAGCTACGTGCCCAACACCAGGGCCGTGGAAGCCACCCAGGGCTACTACCGCGACCTGCTGGGCGCGGCCGGCGGCATGTTTGTGGAAGACGTGAACTGGGCCCGCCTGCGCTACGTCACGCTCAGCTACGGCCTGCCCAAGGCGTGGCTGGGCGGCGGCACGGGCGTGGTGAAGGGCGTGGAGCTGAGCCTGACCGGCCGCAACCTGCTGCTTTTCACCAACTACTCGGGCATCGACCCCGAGGTGGCGGCGGCCGGCTCCGGGGTGCGCGGCGGCGGCTCGGGCGGCTTCGACTACGGCGGGGTGCCCGCCACGCGCGGCCTCGACATTGCCCTACGCGCCACGTTCTAA
- a CDS encoding SusD/RagB family nutrient-binding outer membrane lipoprotein, with the protein MKKLLILLGLALASPALTSCESFLDKNTDPNSPTETTPNFLLPSIISNGLAIQYGSEQRVAFFTQNVAARGAGAGGADQYFLTNANSSATFNNTYFLVGGNIPPMIKLAQDEGSPYYVGAGKIMMALILSHATDMLGDIPYREAFQGEKNFTPAYDPQEQLYGDIQQLLDEGIVEMSKPASDNKRPFYITTPAISGDILYRGDVQKWIRLAWSLKARQANHLTKKGAKYEPKKVLEYASKGFLTSADDCILQFVPTVNSGTPTTNYFSAGAGRLNFSTSTFGANFIKFLNGATYPGVVDPRLPVMATATSPGADPGVGGGPQPTTTPTDFYRSFYTRELGYMDVITYHELQFIKAEAAFLDGQKSVALAAYREGIRAHMAKIGVGGTTTPLSPDVPAAIPTITTAQINTYLASSAVAQTEADLSTSAAPNVPRAIMQQKYIAMFLNPESWTDMRRYDFSPVIYPNLVFPVGANSDAGGKFPRRLLPATTEVQYNSANLRAQVGPDGINGLNSKFFTQKVWWDQ; encoded by the coding sequence ATGAAAAAGCTATTAATCCTGTTGGGCCTGGCGCTGGCCAGCCCGGCGCTGACAAGCTGCGAGAGCTTCCTCGACAAGAACACCGACCCCAACAGTCCCACCGAAACCACCCCGAACTTTCTGCTGCCCAGCATCATCAGCAACGGGCTGGCCATTCAGTATGGGTCGGAGCAGCGTGTGGCCTTCTTCACGCAGAACGTGGCCGCCCGCGGCGCCGGCGCCGGCGGGGCCGACCAGTATTTCCTGACCAACGCCAACAGCTCGGCCACCTTCAACAACACCTACTTTCTGGTGGGCGGCAACATTCCGCCCATGATAAAGCTGGCCCAGGACGAGGGCTCGCCCTACTACGTGGGCGCCGGCAAAATCATGATGGCCCTGATTCTGAGCCACGCCACCGACATGCTCGGCGACATTCCTTACCGCGAGGCGTTCCAGGGGGAGAAAAACTTTACCCCCGCCTACGACCCGCAGGAGCAGCTGTACGGCGACATTCAGCAGCTGCTGGACGAGGGCATTGTGGAAATGAGCAAGCCGGCCTCCGACAACAAGCGGCCGTTTTACATCACCACGCCCGCCATCAGCGGCGACATCCTGTACCGCGGCGACGTGCAGAAGTGGATTCGTCTGGCGTGGTCGCTGAAGGCGCGGCAGGCCAATCACCTTACCAAGAAGGGCGCCAAGTACGAGCCCAAAAAGGTGCTGGAATACGCCAGCAAGGGCTTTCTGACGTCGGCCGATGACTGCATTCTGCAGTTTGTGCCCACCGTCAACTCGGGCACTCCCACCACCAACTACTTCTCGGCCGGCGCTGGCCGTCTGAACTTCAGCACGTCCACCTTCGGCGCCAACTTCATCAAGTTTCTGAACGGGGCCACCTACCCCGGCGTGGTGGACCCGCGCCTGCCCGTGATGGCCACCGCCACCAGCCCCGGCGCCGACCCCGGCGTGGGCGGCGGGCCCCAGCCCACCACCACACCCACCGATTTCTACCGCTCGTTCTACACCCGCGAGCTGGGCTACATGGACGTCATCACTTACCACGAGCTGCAGTTCATCAAGGCTGAGGCGGCTTTCTTGGACGGACAGAAGAGCGTGGCGCTGGCGGCTTACCGCGAAGGCATCCGGGCGCACATGGCCAAGATTGGGGTGGGCGGCACCACTACGCCGCTCTCGCCCGACGTGCCGGCGGCCATCCCCACCATCACCACGGCCCAAATCAACACTTACCTGGCTAGCAGCGCCGTGGCCCAGACCGAGGCCGACCTCTCCACGTCGGCCGCACCCAACGTGCCCCGCGCCATCATGCAGCAGAAGTACATCGCCATGTTCCTGAACCCGGAATCGTGGACGGACATGCGGCGCTACGACTTCAGCCCCGTCATCTACCCGAACCTGGTATTCCCCGTGGGGGCCAACTCCGATGCGGGCGGCAAGTTTCCGCGCCGCCTGCTGCCCGCCACCACCGAGGTGCAGTACAACTCGGCCAATCTGCGGGCCCAGGTCGGGCCGGATGGCATCAACGGCCTCAACTCCAAGTTCTTCACCCAAAAAGTGTGGTGGGACCAGTAG